A genome region from Eremothecium cymbalariae DBVPG#7215 chromosome 4, complete sequence includes the following:
- the RIT1 gene encoding tRNA A64-2'-O-ribosylphosphate transferase (similar to Ashbya gossypii AFR451C) produces the protein MEDESGLDTLKQIKKEIRRDCTSLRNRLQSVFYDSKFIANEVLPMFPNYPLVPNERCGLWYCNPGKYEQTCYFKSTDGHTNQWDFSTRRLNFHILSKMAEAGGIIIVDSTRRGKKMPDALSKTIPIWCAVLNNLMLDYKGKEDSIPSLFCPPGTVSKLEFDGIHSKVPDLVEKLKKLNIISGEELYNMFQGKVLRPFWVYPGSPLLDTSRDIFTGEVLGNVWQSEQNSIPVILCTASYQCQDGEDKHHGFTYVQGAADDHELWANGLNPEIFWKNIEFLGDPDKSEFELEDFVQRIGRTEKLTAQSNKQSDRESSSSFIKVDEITKNLYLGTVAEGIALTENIEKELKSKYSLCIICSQSVTAKADCNCERIKVYPINNNSKKSSRDLRVALIEISGLIKQHITDQLPILICCNTGKDISIGIMLTALCQHYDLQWHLEEQETVNKTIVKKHLARIITKLSGININPSRSTLKNVNAFLL, from the coding sequence ATGGAGGATGAATCAGGGTTAGATACATTGAAACAAATTAAGAAGGAAATTAGAAGAGACTGTACATCATTAAGAAATAGACTGCAGAGCGTTTTTTATGACAGTAAGTTTATAGCAAATGAAGTACTTCCCATGTTTCCCAACTACCCTCTTGTACCCAACGAGCGTTGTGGTTTGTGGTACTGCAATCCTGGAAAATACGAGCAAACATGTTATTTCAAGTCAACTGATGGACATACCAATCAATGGGATTTCAGTACAAGGAGATTGAATTTTCATATACTGTCAAAAATGGCTGAAGCCGGGGGTATAATCATTGTGGATAGTACCAGACGAGGCAAAAAGATGCCAGATGCGCTGAGTAAAACCATACCGATCTGGTGTGCggttttgaataatttaatGCTTGATTATAAGGGTAAGGAAGATAGCATACCGTCGCTGTTTTGTCCACCAGGAACAGTTTCAAAGTTAGAATTTGATGGCATACACTCTAAAGTTCCTGATTTGGTTGAAAAGctgaaaaaattaaatattattagcGGGGAAGAATTGTACAATATGTTCCAAGGCAAGGTGCTACGTCCTTTCTGGGTTTATCCTGGATCGCCGTTGCTTGATACTTCCAGAGATATTTTCACAGGAGAGGTCCTGGGAAATGTTTGGCAATCTGAGCAAAATAGTATTCCAGTCATTTTATGCACAGCTAGTTACCAATGCCAGGATGGTGAAGATAAACATCATGGGTTCACTTATGTCCAAGGTGCAGCAGATGACCATGAGTTATGGGCAAACGGATTGAACCCTGAAATcttttggaagaatatCGAATTCCTTGGAGATCCAGATAAATCTGAATTTGAGTTAGAGGattttgttcaaagaaTAGGACGGACTGAAAAATTGACTGCTCAATCCAACAAACAATCTGACAGAGAATCTTCGTCTTCTTTCATCAAGGTTGATGAAATCACGAAAAATTTGTATTTGGGTACCGTTGCTGAAGGGATAGCACTTACCGAGAACATAGAAAAAGAACTAAAATCCAAATACTCACTATGCATTATCTGTAGCCAATCTGTTACAGCGAAAGCAGACTGTAACTGCGAAAGGATTAAAGTATATCCTATTAAcaataattcaaaaaagagTTCCAGAGACTTACGTGTTGCCCTGATAGAAATAAGTGGCCTAATAAAGCAGCACATCACAGATCAATTGCCAATTTTAATATGCTGCAATACAGGTAAAGATATCTCCATTGGTATTATGCTGACTGCGCTGTGCCAGCATTATGATCTTCAATGGCATCTcgaagaacaagaaaccGTTAACAAGACAATTGTCAAAAAACATCTTGCTCGTATTATAACAAAATTAAGTGGAATTAATATCAACCCTTCAAGATCAACACTGAAGAATGTGAATGCCTTTTTACTATGA
- the MRPL33 gene encoding mitochondrial 54S ribosomal protein uL30m (similar to Ashbya gossypii AFR450C) gives MVFYKIVLSRSTIGMPAKTRAVVKSLGLGKRGSVVYHSVSPTVAGAIAKVKELVNVEVTDKALSKEEQRQLRTSNPGYTVEKRL, from the coding sequence ATGGTGTTTTACAAAATCGTGTTATCCAGGTCAACCATTGGGATGCCTGCTAAGACACGGGCTGTGGTGAAAAGTTTGGGTCTAGGCAAACGAGGATCGGTTGTGTATCATTCTGTTTCTCCTACTGTTGCAGGTGCCATTGCCAAAGTAAAGGAGTTGGTAAATGTGGAGGTAACAGATAAAGCTTTAAGCAAGGAAGAACAGCGGCAACTGAGGACGTCGAATCCAGGGTACACTGTTGAAAAAAGGTTGTGA
- the RPP2B gene encoding ribosomal protein P2 (similar to Ashbya gossypii AFR145C), with translation MKYLAAYLLLLQGGNESPSAADIKQLVESVGIEAEQAKISTLLSSLEGKSVDQLIAEGQTKLASVPAGGAAPAGGAAAGGAAAAAEEEEAVEESKEESDDDMGFGLFD, from the coding sequence atGAAGTACTTGGCCGCTtacttgttgttgttgcaaGGTGGTAACGAATCCCCATCCGCCGCTGACATTAAGCAATTGGTTGAATCTGTGGGTATTGAGGCTGAACAAGCTAAGATCTCTACTCTGTTGTCTTCTTTGGAAGGTAAGAGCGTCGATCAATTGATTGCTGAAGGCCAGACCAAGTTGGCATCTGTTCCAGCTGGTGGTGCTGCTCCAGCTGGTGGTGCCGCTGCTGGTGGTGCCGCTGCCGCTGCCGAGGAGGAAGAGGCTGTTGAAGAGTCCAAGGAGGAATCCGACGATGACATGGGATTCGGTTTGTTCGATTAA
- the ORT1 gene encoding Ort1p (similar to Ashbya gossypii AFR146W), which produces MDPERSPNAYHDILSGGIAGAVGKVVEYPFDTVKVRLQTQPVHVFPSALSCIRYTYKNEGVWRGFYQGLGSPLVGAFLENAVLFVSFNKAIQAIDTTNIEYGSTTKVALAGAFAGAWASFVLTPVELVKCKLQVSNLRKDSKSYDAIWSTIKSVIRQNGLQGMWRGQSSTFIRETVGGAVWFTTYETLKNWFASTREDGRVPTQGLLVSGASAGVSFNACVFPVDTIKSVMQTEHIGLSPAVLLVLKKYGAKGFYRGIGITLIRAMPANAVVFYTYEHLSSSR; this is translated from the coding sequence ATGGATCCAGAACGCTCTCCGAATGCATATCATGATATACTGTCGGGCGGTATAGCAGGAGCAGTGGGGAAGGTGGTGGAATATCCGTTTGATACAGTTAAAGTTCGGTTGCAGACACAGCCGGTACATGTATTTCCGTCTGCGTTGTCGTGCATTAGATATACTTATAAAAATGAAGGCGTATGGAGGGGGTTTTATCAAGGGTTAGGCTCACCTTTGGTCGGTGCTTTTCTGGAAAATGCAGTGCTGTTTGtatcatttaataaagCAATACAAGCGATAGATACTACTAACATAGAATATGGGAGTACCACTAAAGTGGCATTGGCCGGTGCGTTTGCTGGGGCATGGGCAAGTTTTGTGCTTACACCTGTAGAATTGGTGAAGTGCAAGTTGCAAGTGTCTAATCTCAGGAAAGACTCAAAGTCTTACGACGCGATCTGGTCGACAATAAAGTCCGTCATCAGACAAAATGGGCTCCAAGGCATGTGGCGAGGCCAATCAAGCACATTTATCAGAGAGACGGTTGGTGGTGCTGTGTGGTTCACGACGTATGAGACTTTAAAGAATTGGTTTGCATCTACACGAGAGGATGGTAGGGTTCCGACACAGGGATTGCTGGTTTCAGGCGCCAGTGCTGGTGTCAGTTTTAACGCCTGTGTATTCCCGGTGGATACAATCAAATCAGTGATGCAGACAGAGCACATTGGGTTGTCACCTGCTGTGCTTTTGGTGCTTAAAAAATATGGCGCCAAAGGATTTTATCGTGGAATTGGCATCACATTAATAAGGGCCATGCCAGCAAACGCTGTCGTCTTTTACACTTACGAACACCTATCTTCTAGCAGATga
- a CDS encoding uncharacterized protein (similar to Ashbya gossypii AFR147C): MKAVEVDELAHAVAGAGGGALSMALTMPLVTIATRLQVKDDSAEQAGICEKVKEIYRKEGITGFYSGLESAMYGMALTSFIYYYFYEVTSRATMRVRKKERLGTLDSMFSGTIAGSMTAIASNPIWVVNTRMMVAKSDRSTFSVFLDILQNDGFLTLFNGLKPALVLVANPIIQYTVFEQLKNFLLEINNKEVLAPSWAFLLGAIGKLAATGVTYPYIILKTRMHLAKGEKKASNMWELALQTMKKEGFSGFYHGIGVKLIQSIFTAAFLFYFKEGLVIWSVRVLRLFRRYNQRIKNYL; the protein is encoded by the coding sequence ATGAAAGCTGTGGAGGTTGATGAACTAGCGCATGCAGTGGCAGGTGCTGGCGGTGGTGCCCTTTCAATGGCTTTAACAATGCCTTTGGTAACAATCGCTACAAGGTTGCAGGTTAAGGACGACTCCGCAGAGCAAGCAGGCATATGTGAAAAAGTCAAAGAAATATACCGTAAGGAAGGTATTACGGGGTTTTATTCAGGACTTGAGAGTGCGATGTACGGAATGGCGTTGACGAGCTTTATTTACTACTATTTTTACGAGGTAACTTCCAGAGCCACGATGAGAGTCCGTAAAAAGGAGCGTTTAGGTACTTTGGATTCAATGTTCTCTGGGACAATTGCAGGGTCTATGACGGCAATTGCTTCAAATCCAATATGGGTGGTCAACACTAGGATGATGGTGGCCAAGTCTGATAGAAGTACGTTTTCtgtatttttggatataCTGCAGAACGATGGGTTTTTGACTTTATTCAATGGGTTGAAGCCTGCGTTGGTGTTAGTCGCCAATCCGATTATCCAGTATACGGTGTTTGAACAACTCAAGAACTTCTTGCTGGAGATAAATAACAAGGAGGTTTTGGCTCCATCGTGGGCGTTTCTCTTGGGCGCAATTGGTAAACTGGCCGCTACGGGAGTTACGTATCCGTATATCATATTGAAAACCAGGATGCATTTGGCTAAAGGTGAGAAAAAGGCCAGTAACATGTGGGAATTAGCATTACAGACCATGAAGAAGGAAGGGTTTAGCGGATTTTACCACGGGATAGGCGTTAAGTTGATCCAAAGTATTTTTACTGCCGCTTTCTTGTTCTATTTCAAGGAGGGATTGGTCATATGGTCTGTGAGAGTTTTACGTCTGTTCCGCAGGTATAACCAGCgaataaaaaattatttgtAG
- the COI1 gene encoding Coi1p (similar to Ashbya gossypii AFR148W 1-intron), with amino-acid sequence MSINPFANIGQTVLYLSGAAILSVVVTKTVIRQRRDNNFRPHARDTDEDAGKEEGDYYSNLAKVKPGFPLEQGKSNERSRKSEFEGAGLSYKSRKGGDRLGFLDRRRGADDDNTK; translated from the exons ATGAGCATTAATCCATTTGCCAACATTGG ACAGACTGTTCTCTACCTGTCCGGAGCCGCTATTCTTTCAGTGGTAGTGACCAAAACAGTTATTCGTCAGAGGAGAGATAATAATTTCCGTCCACATGCTCGTGATACGGACGAAGATGCTGGTAAGGAGGAGGGGGACTATTATAGTAATTTAGCCAAGGTTAAGCCTGGCTTCCCGTTGGAGCAGGGTAAGAGCAACGAGAGGAGTCGGAAAAGTGAGTTTGAAGGCGCTGGTCTGTCTTATAAGAGCAGGAAAGGTGGTGACAGACTTGGTTTCCTCGATAGGCGGCGGGGTGCGGACGATGACAACACCAAGTAA
- the ADE2 gene encoding phosphoribosylaminoimidazole carboxylase ADE2 (similar to Ashbya gossypii ACR210C): MDQRTIGILGGGQLGRMIVEAANRLNVKTVILDGPNSSAKQINAVGAHVDGSYNNADAIARVAQRCDVLTVEIEHVDVKTLETLQIKHPKLEIYPTPQTIRLIQDKFTQKEHLIKNGIAVSESIEISDASVKALEEVGRKFGYPYMLKAKRLAYDGRGNFVVDSKDRIGEALQLLGDRSLYAEKWAPFSMELAVMIVRTIDGQVHSYPVVETIHRENICHLCYAPARVPDSVKFKAKLLAEDAIKSFPGAGIFGVEMFYLQDGGLLINEIAPRPHNSGHYTIEGCVTSQFEAHVRAILGLPMPKGFSSFATSNTNVVMLNVLGDSSEKDKELKTCRRALETPGASVYLYGKESRPKRKLGHINIIASSMQAVERKLQYITGESDSASDISEDLPTGTKIPGTSLTPLVGVIMGSDSDLPVMSKACDILAQFGVPFEVTIVSAHRTPHRMSKYAVEASERGLKAIIAGAGGAAHLPGMVAAMTPVPVIGVPVKGSTLDGVDSLHSIVQMPRGVPVATVAINNSTNAALLAVRILGACEPRYQDLMQQFLLKQEQEVLEKAEKLETIGYAAYLDK; encoded by the coding sequence ATGGATCAGAGGACAATTGGTATTTTGGGTGGAGGTCAGCTCGGGAGGATGATTGTAGAGGCAGCCAACAGATTAAACGTTAAAACGGTTATTCTAGATGGGCCTAATTCTTCTGCCAAACAGATAAATGCAGTTGGTGCTCACGTAGATGGTTCTTATAACAATGCAGATGCTATTGCGAGGGTTGCCCAACGTTGTGATGTATTAACAGTGGAAATAGAACATGTAGATGTGAAAACACTAGAAACATTGCAGATTAAACATCCTAAATTAGAGATATACCCTACGCCACAGACTATCAGGTTGATACAGGATAAGTTCACACAGAAAGAGCACCTTATTAAGAATGGTATTGCGGTGAGTGAATCTATTGAGATTTCCGATGCGTCCGTTAAGGCTCTTGAAGAAGTTGGCCGTAAGTTTGGGTATCCCTATATGTTGAAAGCTAAGAGGCTTGCATATGACGGTAGGGGTAATTTCGTAGTGGACAGTAAAGATCGGATTGGAGAAGCCTTACAATTATTAGGGGACAGATCATTATATGCAGAGAAGTGGGCACCATTTAGCATGGAACTTGCTGTGATGATTGTAAGAACGATTGATGGACAGGTTCACTCATACCCTGTGGTTGAAACTATTCATCGAGAGAACATCTGTCACTTATGTTATGCTCCTGCTCGGGTTCCAGATTCAGTGAAATTTAAAGCCAAGCTTCTTGCTGAAGATGCAATTAAATCATTCCCTGGGGCTGGTATTTTCGGCGTAGAGATGTTCTATTTGCAAGATGGGGGTTTGTTAATTAATGAAATTGCACCTAGGCCACATAATTCAGGCCACTACACTATTGAGGGCTGTGTAACTTCACAATTTGAGGCACACGTCCGTGCTATTTTAGGATTACCAATGCCCAAAGGCTTCTCGTCCTTTGCTACATCTAACACGAATGTCGTCATGTTGAATGTTCTTGGAGATTCATCTGAAAAAGACAAAGAGCTGAAGACGTGTAGACGTGCTCTAGAAACCCCGGGTGCTTCAGTTTACTTGTACGGTAAAGAGTCCCGCCCCAAGAGAAAATTAGGTcatatcaatattattgCATCTTCTATGCAGGCTGTGGAACGAAAGCTACAATATATAACCGGTGAGTCAGATTCAGCTTCAGATATTTCAGAGGATCTTCCAACCGGCACCAAAATTCCGGGTACTTCTTTGACTCCATTAGTTGGTGTCATAATGGGATCTGATTCCGATTTGCCAGTCATGAGCAAGGCGTGTGATATATTGGCTCAGTTTGGTGTGCCTTTCGAAGTGACAATTGTATCTGCACACAGAACACCGCACAGAATGTCCAAATATGCAGTTGAAGCTTCCGAAAGAGGCTTAAAGGCAATTATTGCGGGAGCAGGAGGCGCCGCACACCTACCTGGAATGGTGGCAGCTATGACGCCCGTACCTGTAATTGGTGTACCTGTAAAAGGTTCTACGTTAGATGGGGTAGATTCTTTGCATTCTATTGTCCAGATGCCTCGAGGCGTTCCTGTTGCAACCGTGGCTATTAATAACAGCACCAACGCGGCTTTGTTAGCAGTTAGAATACTCGGTGCCTGTGAGCCAAGATATCAAGATTTGATGCAGCAGTTTCTATTGAAACAAGAGCAGGAGGTTCTTGAGAAGGCTGAGAAGTTAGAAACCATAGGATACGCAGCATACTTGGACAAATGA
- a CDS encoding Zn(II)2Cys6 transcription factor (similar to Ashbya gossypii ACR209W + ACR208C) gives MTLLLGSGKKRKVAKRACLACRKRKIRCDGETRGTVVEDGQRVCSNCANHGLKCIFVRSQRGGRRMPRKKLQHATSENKTSCIDSNDTNRQGYKESPFQTFNALQIANLDNSNCVSVPRETPVINHGRTSASFINCGVTQLSHIQSTFLPPPIYRHTNSHLGNVMLPLPQREPQTQTSWQHAQFVWQRDAGYQHISLLNLEQHNLSSHRGSTTLPNIVHLSEQRALNFSYESAIPSLTGPFNCLPHPNPHVPAVVEKDTGLYLGLPPDDIMNRLIDLFSKYIQPHLKVLPDKDKLLRNLTFTPNIAVVHAMLLSATPFDTLEDSYNVDYFWDMVIKYWPRLDGVFPVIQCSLLLGYYYLKHKRRNRTVEAIFDKLIRLVVTEKVVKCLEQDIEYLDFIKVAPLHTTKISNYNYYLLSQIFYMIQKIRLVSKNSNWLCSTLEELRIENLESTLLPLRPTLTPFSVERTLNFQGNMQETLELDNIVSSIEHQLCLAYNRWVEGGISSHDFVTVLGKVQPAINSSIYNYCPCCNTMILSILGLNVKMLSMAMIFEYLSTSCQMIGYNKLKLSIDLRSPSMNTPTLESMQMAVSGVINTFDITTMKLLLYYGSNLLDLLSLLELAEGILPDISVGLKHPYQAPLRAETVIMYSGVSKPDPHSASTFSNLPHSNPPTSKNQATYQKYCGYRYERRNPHWNFERDCLFKKRGSMLKKSNVSLPTDIWNQYPVILDSVLIELLPTLIIVAFTFHMFLKVCRVGSEWKLVTSNGNCLSLDMATTDDNLKLIIAGSFPFHLIPAEELNDHVLCSVLEKMLEHGTIFKKLQTAIQFLILRVENSDYGNILVTNLEKLIQLIDHVIR, from the coding sequence ATGACGCTACTGTTGGGATCAGGCAAGAAAAGGAAGGTTGCAAAAAGAGCCTGTTTGGCCTGTCGTAAAAGAAAGATTCGTTGCGATGGAGAAACCAGGGGGACTGTTGTGGAAGATGGTCAACGTGTTTGCAGTAACTGTGCCAATCATGGTTTAAAGTGCATTTTTGTTCGGTCGCAGAGAGGCGGCAGAAGGATGccaagaaaaaaattacaacATGCAActtctgaaaataaaacatcATGCATTGATAGTAACGATACTAATCGGCAAGGTTATAAAGAGTCTCCGTTCCAAACGTTTAACGCACTGCAAATCGCTAATTTGGATAACTCCAATTGTGTGAGTGTTCCTCGGGAAACACCAGTAATTAATCATGGTCGTACCTCGGCGTCTTTCATTAATTGCGGAGTGACTCAGCTTTCCCACATACAGAGTACCTTTCTTCCACCCCCGATATACCGGCATACTAATTCTCACTTGGGAAATGTAATGCTTCCGCTTCCTCAAAGAGAGCCGCAAACTCAAACTTCTTGGCAGCATGCGCAGTTCGTTTGGCAGCGTGATGCAGGATACCAGCATATATCTTTGTTAAATTTAGAACAACACAATTTATCAAGCCACCGCGGTAGTACCActcttccaaatattgtGCATCTGTCAGAACAGCGAGCATTGAACTTTAGTTATGAGAGTGCGATACCTTCTCTCACTGGCCCCTTTAATTGCTTACCGCATCCAAATCCTCATGTTCCAGCAGTGGTTGAGAAAGATACAGGTTTGTATCTTGGATTGCCGCCAGACGATATTATGAATCGGCttattgatttgttttcaaaatatattcagcCTCATTTGAAGGTATTGCCAGACAAGGATAAGCTCCTAAGGAATTTAACCTTTACTCCAAACATTGCTGTTGTTCATGCAATGCTTCTTTCTGCTACGCCATTTGATACTTTAGAAGATAGTTATAATGTGGACTATTTTTGGGATATGGTTATAAAATACTGGCCAAGGTTGGATGGTGTCTTCCCTGTTATTCAGTGTTCACTGCTACTCGGTTATTACTACCTTAAACACAAACGTCGCAATCGAACTGTAGAAGCGATATTTGATAAGTTAATTAGACTTGTTGTCACGGAGAAGGTAGTCAAATGTCTAGAACAAGATATTGAATACCTCgactttatcaaagttgCTCCACTGCACACGACAAAAATATCTAACTACAATTACTACTTATTGTCTCAGATATTTTATATGATTCAGAAGATAAGGCTTGTATCAAAAAACAGTAACTGGTTGTGCTCTACTTTAGAAGAATTACGGATTGAGAACCTGGAAAGCACATTACTTCCTCTAAGACCAACACTTACACCATTTAGTGTTGAACGTACACTAAACTTTCAGGGCAACATGCAAGAAACTTTAGAATTAGATAATATTGTGTCCTCGATAGAACACCAACTTTGTTTGGCTTACAACAGATGGGTTGAAGGTGGAATATCATCGCATGATTTTGTCACAGTCTTGGGGAAAGTTCAACCCGCAATCAACTCTTCTATCTACAATTATTGTCCCTGCTGCAATACAATGATACTCTCAATACTTGGTTTAAATGTGAAAATGTTGTCTATGGCAATGATTTTCGAATATCTTTCGACAAGCTGTCAAATGATAGGCTACAATAAACTCAAACTATCCATCGATTTAAGGTCACCTTCCATGAATACCCCAACATTAGAATCAATGCAGATGGCTGTATCAGGAGTAATAAATACTTTTGATATTACTACTATGAAACTGCTTTTGTATTATGGCAGTAATCTTTTGGATCTGTTATCTCTATTAGAACTAGCAGAAGGCATTCTTCCTGATATCTCTGTGGGTTTAAAACACCCATACCAAGCGCCACTTAGAGCTGAGACAGTGATAATGTATTCAGGTGTTTCTAAACCAGACCCTCATTCAgcttcaactttttcaaatcttccaCACTCTAACCCTCCAACGTCTAAAAACCAAGCTACATACCAGAAATACTGTGGTTATCGATATGAACGGAGAAATCCTCATTGGAACTTTGAACGCGACTGCTTATTCAAGAAGAGAGGTTCCATGTTGAAAAAATCCAATGTTTCTCTACCAACTGATATCTGGAATCAATATCCAGTAATTTTAGACAGTGTTTTAATTGAACTACTTCCTACTTTAATTATTGTGGCTTTTACATTTCACATGTTTCTAAAAGTTTGCCGTGTCGGTTCGGAATGGAAACTCGTTACTTCTAACGGCAATTGCTTATCATTAGATATGGCAACTACTGATGATAACCTTAAACTAATTATTGCAGGATCATTCCCTTTTCACTTAATTCCTGCTGAAGAACTTAATGACCATGTCCTATGCTCTGTATTGGAAAAAATGCTGGAGCATGgaacaatatttaaaaaactaCAGACTGCAATAcagtttttaatattaagGGTTGAAAACTCTGACTATGGAAATATTCTAGTTACCAATCTGGAAAAACTAATTCAATTAATAGATCACGTAAttagataa
- a CDS encoding uncharacterized protein (similar to Ashbya gossypii ACR207W), translating into MSDGGESLNSMNFWGVLNLGICVILCLWYAVVLVMVFCGWYEILVNFDVSNPCNSGGHDECTSLGELECVSILRPCKGIDAAMQECLESCILQDYSGKIEVIFCVESIDDPCVPIIKDLLMKYPDHNIKLLVGSDSFGPNPKVNNLAKGYRSASHDIIWVLDSNVWCSPSTLRHSVISLTRSLDNGRRTRKKVILTHHIPLGVSLNPASTSGRLEEAFLFSSHAKFYVAFNKLSIAPCVNGKSNLYLRSSLNKAVDLIAEGNRASHPFHGREVIHCARQNSLKSGNFITHTHEEYMELKWSDGGFVEQTISGEMQQQHSHGIEFFSRYIGEDNMIGTALWNMLGGRTGMTGHCVIQPLVFDAQENGLQSYVDRRVRWLRVRRYMVVAATFLEPTTESIVIGIMGSYGIPRLLFRSFNPSVFGFFWFVAHMIIWCYMDRVQYNTLALTLMELKLPLSSKNHATDIPTFLPKNSHHREFYDWLYYWFARELLAFPIWIKAISGSVINWRNSPFRIKSDLTAESL; encoded by the coding sequence ATGTCAGATGGCGGAGAAAGTCTAAATAGTATGAATTTTTGGGGGGTTTTGAATTTGGGGATTTGTGTTATTTTGTGTTTATGGTATGCGGTAGTGTTGGTGATGGTGTTCTGTGGTTGGTATGAGATCTTGGTAAATTTTGATGTCTCTAATCCTTGTAACAGTGGGGGGCATGATGAATGCACGAGCTTAGGTGAGTTGGAGTGCGTAAGTATTTTACGGCCCTGTAAAGGCATTGATGCAGCTATGCAAGAATGTCTGGAAAGTTGTATATTGCAGGATTACTCGGGCAAGATAGAGGTTATTTTTTGCGTCGAGAGTATTGATGATCCATGTGTCCCTATAATCAAGGATTTACTGATGAAGTATCCCGATCATAATATTAAGCTTTTGGTAGGGTCGGATAGTTTTGGGCCCAATCCCAAAGTGAACAACCTGGCTAAAGGGTATCGAAGCGCGAGTCACGATATTATCTGGGTTCTAGATTCAAATGTGTGGTGTTCACCAAGCACCTTAAGGCACAGCGTCATCAGTTTAACTAGATCTTTGGACAATGGTCGTAGGACGAGAAAAAAAGTAATATTGACCCATCACATTCCCCTTGGAGTCAGTTTAAACCCTGCCAGCACAAGTGGCAGGTTGGAGGAGGCATTTCTATTCAGTAGCCATGCCAAGTTCTACGTCGCCTTCAACAAATTGAGCATTGCGCCTTGCGTTAATGGCAAAAGTAACTTGTATCTTCGCAGCTCGTTGAACAAAGCGGTTGACCTGATTGCTGAAGGTAATAGAGCGTCACATCCGTTTCATGGGAGAGAGGTTATCCATTGCGCCAGACAAAATTCTCTAAAGTCTGGAAATTTTATAACACATACGCATGAAGAGTATATGGAACTGAAGTGGTCTGATGGTGGCTTCGTTGAGCAGACGATCAGCGGCGAGATGCAGCAACAGCACAGTCACggaattgaattttttagcAGATACATCGGTGAAGATAACATGATCGGCACTGCGTTATGGAATATGCTTGGCGGGCGAACCGGTATGACTGGCCATTGCGTCATCCAGCCTCTCGTATTCGATGCCCAAGAAAATGGTCTTCAAAGTTACGTTGATCGCCGTGTAAGATGGCTTCGTGTACGTAGATACATGGTGGTTGCCGCTACCTTTTTGGAACCTACAACCGAAAGCATAGTAATCGGAATTATGGGCTCCTATGGCATTCCTAGACTCCTGTTTAGGAGTTTTAACCCAAGTGTATTCGGCTTTTTCTGGTTCGTGGCACATATGATTATATGGTGCTATATGGATAGAGTCCAGTATAACACCTTGGCACTTACCTTGATGGAATTAAAGTTGCCTCTTAGTTCGAAGAACCACGCCACAGATATCCCAACCTTCTTGCCCAAAAATTCCCATCACAGAGAATTTTACGATTGGCTGTATTATTGGTTTGCCCGCGAGCTTCTAGCCTTTCCTATCTGGATCAAAGCAATATCTGGATCAGTAATCAATTGGCGAAATAGTCCTTTCAGGATTAAATCTGACCTCACTGCAGAGAGTCTCTGA
- the SDH6 gene encoding Sdh6p (similar to Ashbya gossypii ACR206C), translated as MVRRLSGLQREVLHLYRRSIRVAYNKSSDSRPHFVSFIRKEFAKYRDVPKKDFNTIEYLIRIGHKKVDTYSSPELKDIH; from the coding sequence ATGGTAAGGAGATTAAGTGGTTTGCAGAGAGAGGTGCTACACCTATACCGGCGCAGCATTAGGGTAGCGTACAACAAGTCTTCAGATAGTCGGCCACATTTTGTTAGTTTTATTAGAAAGGAGTTTGCAAAGTATAGAGATGTGCCTAAGAAGGACTTCAATACGATTGAGTATCTGATAAGGATTGGGCATAAGAAAGTAGATACGTATTCCTCTCCCGAGTTGAAGGATATTCATTGA